From the Alkaliphilus flagellatus genome, the window ATAATAGATCCAATTAATAACTCTGGACAAGGAGTAGGCATAGCCCCTATAGGACATAAGGTAACTGTAGAGGGAGTATCGGAGACATTAACTACTATAACCACTAATATAACTTTTCAAGATGGATATGTATGGGAAGATATAAAACCTTATGTTGAGGATAAGATCAATGAATATTATAACGATCTAGCTAAAGAGTGGGCAGGTAGTAGCAATTTAGTAGTTCGTATCAGTCAAATAGAAGTAAGGCTCCTTGATGTTACTGGAATACTGGATATTCAAGATACATCTATCAATGGAGTGCAGCAAAATCTGGTTCTAGATGCTAACAGTATACCTAAGTTGGATGTGATCACAGCATGATACAAAGAGAAATAGATATAGCCAGTTATTTGCCCAAGATAATAAAAGAAATTAAGGAATTTCAGGAGATTTCTAAAGCAGAGAATCCTGAAATTTCTTTAATATGGAACAATATTCAAAATATATTTGATGATCAGTTTGTAAATATAGCTACTGTAAATGGAATTAAAAGATGGGAAAAGATACTTAAGATAGTTCCTAAGGTGAATCATACCTTAGAAGATAGAGCATCTATAATAGTAACTAGGCTTAACGAACAATTACCTTATACCTATGGGATCCTCAAACAACTACTTAACCAATTATGCGGTACAGATGGATATGATTTAAATATTAACTATAATCAATATGAAGTATCTATTTTTGCAGGATTAAAATCAAAAAATAGATTACGTGAAATAACTGATTTAACTAAAAAGGTACTGCCTGCTAACATAAATATTATTATAGGATTG encodes:
- a CDS encoding putative phage tail protein, translating into MIQREIDIASYLPKIIKEIKEFQEISKAENPEISLIWNNIQNIFDDQFVNIATVNGIKRWEKILKIVPKVNHTLEDRASIIVTRLNEQLPYTYGILKQLLNQLCGTDGYDLNINYNQYEVSIFAGLKSKNRLREITDLTKKVLPANINIIIGLKINSDFKLNTYIQKYEVPYSICGTFLCGTKPYIQTSGTYFSTQLNINTNKTNTSQRYFMTGTFKSKEAKL